The Vibrio tasmaniensis genomic sequence ACCTGTTTTAGGTTTAAGTAGATGACGATACGGTGTTTTCGCTGTCGCCAGTTTTTCGTGGTTTGCACGAGTCCCTTCCACAAAATTCACCAAGGTTGTCGGGGCCCATTTGAACTTAGTACATGCCTTATTAATTGCATCGAAATCATCATTGCGACGCTCAGGGTTACGAATCAAAAACTCACGTGAGTGACGTCTCATGAAAGGCATATCCAAGCCCCAACAAGCCAAACCAACAAAAGGAACGTACAGCAATTCATGCTTAAGGAAGAACTTAGTCATTGGCATCTTGTCTTTCAAGATCGAAGACAAGATCACGATATCCGCCCAGCTCAGGTGATTCGACATCATCAAGTACCACTGTTTAGTCGAGATATCTTCCCCGCCTTCCACTTGCCACTCGATATCATTATTCACGTTCAACACCCAAAGATTGAGCGAAGCCCAACACCAGAATGTGAAGTTAGCTAAGCGAGTACATGACTTTTGCACAACAGGGATTGGAAGAATCAGTTTGATGAGGCCAAAAAAGCTCACGGTAAACGCAGTCATTGCGGTATTGATGGTCACGAACAATACGTTCAAGGCCATACGAAGATTATCAAGCATAAAACACGGCTATATTGAGATCGAAAGCCGCCATTATACTCATCTATAAAATATTCTCTTTAGTTATTGGTTCAATACCCAATGGGCAAATCACTACGGCTTATTAATCACAGGTATTAGAGGGAAAATGCAGGTACGAGTAACCAGAACAATCGATTAAGAAAATACTTGGTAAGCATTACGCCGTCTCATTTCCCAATGAATGCTTATCGTGTACATACTTATCTAGAAATAAACGAGCAGTACAACCTTGGTCACTATTATCCTTGAGTTCGAACTCCCAACCATAAGCACGACACAAACGCTTCACGATTAACAACCCCAATCCGTGCTCTGTTTCATTGGTCTGCATTAACCCTGAACCTGAATCTTCAACAGAGATCTCGTCAGAACGGATACTGATCTTGATGTAACCTTTCTCAGTAAAGCGGATTGCGTTGCTCACTAAGTTCTTGAGTATCATATTAAGTACTGCTACCGGGAAGTTAACCTGAGCCGATTCAGAAACGCTCAACTCGAAATGGACCTCTGGGTTCAGATTCTTAATGTACCCCGAGGGTTTGAGTTGATTTTCATCGACGCGCCACATCTCTGTCACCACGTTCGCGTTTTCTTGTTTCACAATGTTGAGTAAAATTTCCACGGTGGCTTGCATGTTTTCCGCTGCGATTAGAATTCGCTCTCGTTGTTTAGTTTGAAATTCAGGATCGTCTTTCATCGCTTGCAGGTTAGCCGCACCAAGCACAATAGCTATCGGGGTTTTTAGCTCATGACTGGCGTACTTAGCAAACATCATCTCCTGTTTAGACACTCGTTCCCGCATCTGCTTGTATTGATTGAGTTCATTGGTGAGTTGCTTAAGCTCATCAATACTATGCTTTGATACTGAAAATGTTTGGTTAACGCCAGAGTTGAGCTGTTCGCTCAGTTCCGTCACCGGCCTCATCAAACCATCAAACATTCGCTTAACCGAAAAATTCAGTATCAAAACCAGAAACAATACGAGCAACATCGAGATAGCCATCAATGCATCCCAGTTATCGTCACCAAAATCAATAGAACGCGCGCCTATCGTAAGGTAAAGCGGAACTGTATGACCTTTGAATTCAAAATTGACGTAGTAGATCAAGATCCCTTGATCAGAATATTTCCGATACCGAGTTACCTGCCCTTCTGAGTATGGTAGATCGGCTTGAAGTACCTCAGGTAGGTATTCAGGGTTAAAGTAAGCCGTAACAGAAGTGCTCATTTGAGCAACTGGATCTTGCACCAACTCATAGTGCTTTATAGCAATACGTTCGAAAGATTTAAGGTGTAATTCAATTTGAGTATCTTCAGCAATCACGAGACGAAATGAGAACGCGAGAAACACAATAAAGGATGTAGACAAAGCAATTTTGGCAAAGGTGGTGATCAAGCGTCTTTTTACCTGAGCAATATTGTTCGTTTTGGGCTTGTTAAACCATCTCATCAAATTCACAACCTTATTTGACTGAGTAATGCAAAGTTCATTGCAATAAAGATATCGAGCTACTTTTCAAGACGATAGCCAAACTTGGGTACCGTTTTTAGCATTGAATGCTTAAATGATTTATCCACAGTATTCCTTAATAGATAAATGTGGCTACGCAACACATCCTTATCGGGGATATCTTCCCCCCATAAAAGATGAATCAATGCATCACGAGAGACCACCTCTCCTTGGGCTTTGACCAATGCGTGCAGTATTTGATACATGATAGGTGTCGTGATCAACCTTTGCCCTGCACGACTAACTGCTTTCGTTTTTTCATCAATTTCAAGATCGCCAAACGTTAACTTGCCTGCTGTTACATTTCCTCTATAGCGCTTAATCAGGGCACTAAGTCGAACTTCGAGCTCCGGGAAGTTAAAAGGTTTACTGACAAAATCATCGACGCCATTCTCGAAACCTTTCAACAAATCTTCTTGCCCGTTTAAGGCCGTAAGCATCAGTACTGGTGTACTGCATCCGTTCTCGCGTAACTCTTTAGCTACCTGCATGCCGTCTTTCTTTGGCATCATCACATCGAGAATAATGGCATCAAACTCATTTTCTAACGCCAGCTTCAAGCCCAACTCTCCATTGTCAGCGAAATCGACCTCTGCGCCTTTCACTTCTAAAAAGTCGGCCAAAATACCCTGCAACTCGTCATTATCTTCAACGATTAAAATTTGTTTACCTGACAGCATCATCTACTCGCTCTATTGCGATTCACACTACTGAGATCATAATGAACCTAGGTCGAATTAATGTCGAATTTAACGATAAGCTACACCAATGAAATTCGACGTTGATCATCACACTTTCATATCCATTTTGACATAAACTCGACATTGACCATTTCATACTATCCCTATTGAAACATCGGGAATTGATTATGAAACCAATACTACTTGCTTGCCTATTAACTTATGCGGTAGCCATACCATCAGCACACGCTATTGATCTTATTGGACAAACCGTCAGCAAATCACCACTCAACGTCGTAGCCGAAGTCAGTGGAGTCGTGCAAGTTGCAAATCTAGACTCTGGAGACAGCGTTAAGAAAGGACAATTGATTGCAGCAGTAAAAACACAAGACTTCGACCTAGCTGTTGCAACCCAAACGGCAAACCTCGCTTTGGCTCAAGCCGACTTGCAGCTCAAACAATCTGTATACCAACGTTATGTTGAACTTCGCCAGAAAAATAGTCTCTCTCAGAATGAACTCGACATCGCCAATGCCGACTATTTGAGTGCTAAAGCAAAACTCACACTCGCAAAAATTGAATTGAGCAATGCAAAACAAGACTTAGCCGACACCTCTATCACATCAGACATCGAGGGCTTTGTGGTAAGCCGAAGTGCAGAAAATGGCGCTTGGGTAAATCAAGGCGACCCACTCTACAAGCTAGTGAATATCGACACCTTAACGGTGCGTTTGCTTGCTAGCGAATACGACATCAATGACCTTAACGTAGGGCAATCTATCGAGCTATGGGCTGAGGCTAATCCAGCAGCCAAAGTCATTGCCACAATTAATCGCATCGGTGTGGAAGTGGATAGCCAAACGATGGCCTACCCAGTAGAAATTGACATCAGTAATCCCGATCACGCACTCAAACCTGGAATGTCGATTCATGCATCGACCAAGGTTACTGCATTCGCGTTGAATCAATAGGAATCACTTATGCCATCAATTATCGCTTATTTTGCACAACGCAGCTTTCTGGCTCGAATCGTCACTATCATGGTACTGATGCTCGGCGCCGCTTCAATGTATACCCTTAAGTTACAAGAATATCCGGATGTTGCTTTTGAAACGGTCGAGATAGAAACTTCCTATCCGGGCGCAACAGCGCAAGACATTGAACTCAATATCACCAACCCCATCGAAAAAGAACTGCGCAGCGTACAGGGGCTGAATTACTTTTCCTCTCAATCCAGTGATGGCATCTCCTACATAGAGGCAGAACTACTGCCGGGTGAAGATGCCGCAAAGGTTCTGCGAGATATTCAGCAGGCCGTCGATCGCGTCAGTAATTTACCCAAAGATATCACTGCGCCACCTGTGGTCACTCAAAAGGTGACATCTTCTTTTGAAGTTCTCACCTTTGGGGTCAGCCTCAATGCTGCAGCAAAAAATGACGGTGCTAACCTTGAGATAGAAAGCTCAAGTTCTGAGAGCTTAATGTCAGAGAACTTGGTGTCAAAGAGCTTAGAACTAGAGAACAGTACACAAGCACAAAACCTTCAGCAATACGCATATCAACTAGAGAAACGAGTTAACGCAGTTCCAGGTGTGAGTAGCGTGAGCTTGTCTGGATACAACGAGCGTGAGTTTTGGGTAGAAATCGCACCAGAAAAAATCAGCCGTTACCAATTAACTTTTGACGAGGTTAGCCAAGCAATTAATCGACGTAACCTTTCTCAATCAGGAGGTGTAGTCGAATCTTGGGTCAATGAACAAAAGATTGTCACCATGACTCAAGTGCATAGTGCTCAAGAAATTGCAGATATCGTCATCAAAGCGCTGCCCAATGGTTCAGTCATCAAGGTTTCTGACGTCGCTACCGTTGAAGATACATTTGCGAGAGCATCACAGCTTGGCGTAATCAATGGTGAAGAAGCTGTACTGTTTTCGATAACCAACAGTGCCAGTGCCGACATCATAGCCACTGTAGACAACGTAAAAGCGCTATTGGAAAAAGAACAGGCTAAGGTTGATGGTCAATACCACTTCCAATACGGCTTGAACCTCGCCGACGATATGAATGACAAATTTTCAATTGTATCGACCAACGGTGCCATTGGCTTGGTGCTCGTGTTAGCCGTACTTAGTCTGATATTAAAGCGTCAGGTCGCATTCTGGGTTTCGATGTCGATCCCGTTTTGTATATTGGGTGTGATGATTGTATTGCCAGCTGTTGGGCTCAACCTCGACAGTATTACCCTCGCCGCTTTATTGCTGGTGATCGGCATAATCGTTGATGACTCGGTGATCGTCGCTGAAAGTATCTATCAAGAAAAAGAACAAGGTAAGACCGCTCTGCAAGCCGCCATTTCAGGTACTCAGAAAGTTATTAAACCAATTATCGCGAGCTTAACCACCACAGCACTCGTGTTCATTCCGATGTTCTTCATTCCGGGAACCATGGGTAAAGTGGTCGTGGTTATCCCAATAACCGTCATCGCTGCGTTACTGTTTTCATTGGCAGAATGTACATTCACGCTTCCTGCGCATTTAAGCGGTGCTCTAGAACCGAAAAAAAGCAAAAACGAGAACCATGATTCTTCAGAAAAAGACCGTTTTTCGGGTGTCAGCCGTACCTATAAAGCGTGGCTTACAAAGAGCATTCAATATAAGAAATCTGTGATTGCAGGAGCCTTGGTTGCCAGTGCTTTGTCTGCGGGCTTGGTTACCACACTTAAGCTCGATATTTTCCCAGCGGAAGCCGCCAAGTACATCGATATTTATACCGAGGTCGACCCTGGCACACCATTAGATAAAGTACGTGATGCGCATTTAGCGATAGAAGAAGCAATAGCCGCATTACCAAGTAATGAGAGAGTATCTTACAACCTCAGTTATGCGTCCCCTGTTAGTACAGGCTTGTTAATACTCACGAGTTACGAGCAGCGAGCACGTACCGCTGACCAAATCATTGTCGACTTGAACACGCAGCTTGCAGATATTCAACAAGACATGTTCGTTAAATTCTCTGTCGATGCAGGCGGACCTCCTCCGGGCGAACCCATTGAAATGCGAGTGTTAGGTGGTACTGAACAAGAACGTAACCATGCCGTCACTATCGCAAGCGAATGGCTATCGACACAGCATGGTATCGCTGGCGTGACCAATAATGAGGCCTTAAAAGATCCTCAACTGAGTATTGTTCCTCAATACGAATGGTTAGCAAA encodes the following:
- a CDS encoding efflux RND transporter periplasmic adaptor subunit; the protein is MKPILLACLLTYAVAIPSAHAIDLIGQTVSKSPLNVVAEVSGVVQVANLDSGDSVKKGQLIAAVKTQDFDLAVATQTANLALAQADLQLKQSVYQRYVELRQKNSLSQNELDIANADYLSAKAKLTLAKIELSNAKQDLADTSITSDIEGFVVSRSAENGAWVNQGDPLYKLVNIDTLTVRLLASEYDINDLNVGQSIELWAEANPAAKVIATINRIGVEVDSQTMAYPVEIDISNPDHALKPGMSIHASTKVTAFALNQ
- a CDS encoding acyltransferase, whose amino-acid sequence is MLDNLRMALNVLFVTINTAMTAFTVSFFGLIKLILPIPVVQKSCTRLANFTFWCWASLNLWVLNVNNDIEWQVEGGEDISTKQWYLMMSNHLSWADIVILSSILKDKMPMTKFFLKHELLYVPFVGLACWGLDMPFMRRHSREFLIRNPERRNDDFDAINKACTKFKWAPTTLVNFVEGTRANHEKLATAKTPYRHLLKPKTGGVAFALSAMGPILDGIVDVTLAYPENQASPFEDMLKGKMTKVVVRIKLHPMDENVNGNYFEDKAFKRRFHSWLNNTWKEKDQYLDSVYALDTVDTPSEVEMINEPDVAYKKQEQ
- a CDS encoding sensor histidine kinase, with protein sequence MRWFNKPKTNNIAQVKRRLITTFAKIALSTSFIVFLAFSFRLVIAEDTQIELHLKSFERIAIKHYELVQDPVAQMSTSVTAYFNPEYLPEVLQADLPYSEGQVTRYRKYSDQGILIYYVNFEFKGHTVPLYLTIGARSIDFGDDNWDALMAISMLLVLFLVLILNFSVKRMFDGLMRPVTELSEQLNSGVNQTFSVSKHSIDELKQLTNELNQYKQMRERVSKQEMMFAKYASHELKTPIAIVLGAANLQAMKDDPEFQTKQRERILIAAENMQATVEILLNIVKQENANVVTEMWRVDENQLKPSGYIKNLNPEVHFELSVSESAQVNFPVAVLNMILKNLVSNAIRFTEKGYIKISIRSDEISVEDSGSGLMQTNETEHGLGLLIVKRLCRAYGWEFELKDNSDQGCTARLFLDKYVHDKHSLGNETA
- a CDS encoding response regulator transcription factor; protein product: MLSGKQILIVEDNDELQGILADFLEVKGAEVDFADNGELGLKLALENEFDAIILDVMMPKKDGMQVAKELRENGCSTPVLMLTALNGQEDLLKGFENGVDDFVSKPFNFPELEVRLSALIKRYRGNVTAGKLTFGDLEIDEKTKAVSRAGQRLITTPIMYQILHALVKAQGEVVSRDALIHLLWGEDIPDKDVLRSHIYLLRNTVDKSFKHSMLKTVPKFGYRLEK
- a CDS encoding efflux RND transporter permease subunit codes for the protein MPSIIAYFAQRSFLARIVTIMVLMLGAASMYTLKLQEYPDVAFETVEIETSYPGATAQDIELNITNPIEKELRSVQGLNYFSSQSSDGISYIEAELLPGEDAAKVLRDIQQAVDRVSNLPKDITAPPVVTQKVTSSFEVLTFGVSLNAAAKNDGANLEIESSSSESLMSENLVSKSLELENSTQAQNLQQYAYQLEKRVNAVPGVSSVSLSGYNEREFWVEIAPEKISRYQLTFDEVSQAINRRNLSQSGGVVESWVNEQKIVTMTQVHSAQEIADIVIKALPNGSVIKVSDVATVEDTFARASQLGVINGEEAVLFSITNSASADIIATVDNVKALLEKEQAKVDGQYHFQYGLNLADDMNDKFSIVSTNGAIGLVLVLAVLSLILKRQVAFWVSMSIPFCILGVMIVLPAVGLNLDSITLAALLLVIGIIVDDSVIVAESIYQEKEQGKTALQAAISGTQKVIKPIIASLTTTALVFIPMFFIPGTMGKVVVVIPITVIAALLFSLAECTFTLPAHLSGALEPKKSKNENHDSSEKDRFSGVSRTYKAWLTKSIQYKKSVIAGALVASALSAGLVTTLKLDIFPAEAAKYIDIYTEVDPGTPLDKVRDAHLAIEEAIAALPSNERVSYNLSYASPVSTGLLILTSYEQRARTADQIIVDLNTQLADIQQDMFVKFSVDAGGPPPGEPIEMRVLGGTEQERNHAVTIASEWLSTQHGIAGVTNNEALKDPQLSIVPQYEWLAKYNLTVSDLATTLRLAFEGDSVTSTWLGDQEVDIRVILEKEYRDIQRLATTKIFTPDGRQVPLSRLAKVEQIEAPRMIKHYNAEREVTVTAQITDDTVSSVVLSDQMLSELQGQYSQNVSIDIGGEAESTNETMSGFLVAFPAAMIAIYFVLAVMFNSLVQPLLVMAVIPFAVIAALMALVVHMQALSMFALIGVLGMTGVVVNNSLVLINRINELRAEGHPVVEAIIEASVSRLRPILLTSITTVVGLLPLAYGLGGTDVYMGPMSLTLGYGLLFSLPIVLFVIPSLYGLCFAKSQPKES